From a region of the Leptospirales bacterium genome:
- a CDS encoding acyl-CoA dehydrogenase family protein has translation MVLSLTEEEIQLRDLVREVVKNEVVPTRMELDEKNEYPHKVFAKFREAGIFGALFEEEYGGLGMGLMASIIVAEEVAYGCLGIGTALLATKLGALPIEVGGTPEQKKNWLSPLASGEKLAAFGLTEPNAGSDVPALRTTAVKKGDKYILNGTKQWISGAGQADLYTVFALTNKDRGPRGVSCIVVEKGTPGFSFGKKEDKLGIRCSETRQLIFEDCEVPASNLVGGSENVGFLHALKTLNLSRPAVAASAVGTAQGAFDCAIQYAREREQFGVKIASFQAIQHMLADMAMKIEASRLLTYKAAKLCMMGAKDTAKFSAMAKCFAADSAMEIATNAVQIFGGYGYTKEYPAEKYFRDAKILQIYEGTSQIQRNEIAAGLIKEAASGR, from the coding sequence CTGGTTCTATCGCTTACGGAAGAGGAAATTCAACTCCGCGACCTGGTTCGTGAAGTTGTGAAAAACGAAGTAGTTCCAACACGCATGGAGTTGGACGAAAAGAATGAATACCCGCACAAGGTTTTCGCCAAGTTCCGCGAGGCAGGAATCTTTGGCGCGCTCTTCGAAGAGGAGTACGGCGGCCTGGGCATGGGACTGATGGCCAGCATCATCGTGGCTGAAGAAGTTGCTTACGGCTGTCTTGGTATAGGCACGGCCTTGCTGGCTACCAAGCTGGGCGCATTGCCGATCGAGGTCGGCGGAACGCCGGAACAAAAGAAGAACTGGCTCAGCCCGCTGGCCAGCGGTGAAAAGCTTGCGGCCTTCGGTTTGACTGAGCCCAACGCTGGCTCCGATGTGCCGGCGCTGCGCACCACCGCCGTCAAGAAGGGCGACAAGTATATCTTGAATGGCACCAAGCAATGGATTTCCGGCGCCGGCCAGGCCGATCTCTACACGGTGTTTGCACTGACCAACAAAGACCGCGGTCCGCGCGGCGTTTCCTGCATCGTCGTGGAGAAGGGAACCCCGGGTTTCAGCTTTGGCAAGAAGGAAGACAAGCTGGGCATTCGCTGTTCGGAAACGCGCCAGTTGATTTTCGAAGACTGCGAAGTGCCGGCCAGCAACCTGGTCGGCGGCTCGGAGAACGTTGGCTTTCTCCACGCCCTCAAGACGCTAAACCTTTCGCGTCCGGCGGTGGCCGCCTCTGCCGTGGGCACAGCCCAGGGCGCCTTCGATTGCGCCATTCAGTATGCCCGCGAGCGCGAGCAGTTTGGCGTGAAAATCGCGTCCTTTCAGGCAATCCAGCATATGCTGGCTGATATGGCGATGAAGATCGAAGCGTCGCGCCTCTTGACCTACAAAGCAGCCAAGCTCTGCATGATGGGGGCTAAAGACACGGCTAAGTTTTCGGCGATGGCCAAATGCTTTGCAGCAGATTCGGCCATGGAGATTGCCACCAACGCGGTTCAGATTTTTGGCGGCTATGGCTATACCAAAGAGTATCCGGCTGAGAAGTACTTCCGCGACGCCAAAATACTTCAGATCTACGAAGGAACCAGCCAGATCCAGCGCAATGAAATCGCCGCTGGTTTGATCAAGGAAGCGGCCTCCGGACGCTGA
- a CDS encoding haloacid dehalogenase-like hydrolase, translated as MMWDRTPSDRAAATNLVMPGRASNALRARRASLILAVLACALSCAAAPADADIPGFSQETNARLRQFFEQTRFAVGRKVAVFDGDGTTLGQVPHYLADECLFQLALRHPERKPQLIRQMQGLSNVSMPYVKLRVRYLAGLSRDEVRSMGEECFRRQYADKIYPPMRALLQRLQANGFETWIITASPEALYQSFLSREYAMPITQVVGVRSVVEDGVLSEQIIEPTPQDHGKRQAIESFVQEQPLFAAGNSRGDKEMIEYSRGMRMIINPDEFTAPDQTESIASYARRNDWLIEKIVDQNPAGIPFVSAERFGTRVNQSHPAAN; from the coding sequence ATGATGTGGGACCGGACGCCATCTGATCGCGCCGCCGCAACGAACCTGGTAATGCCCGGCCGCGCCAGCAATGCGCTCCGCGCTCGCCGCGCTTCGCTCATCCTGGCTGTACTGGCCTGCGCTCTGTCTTGCGCTGCAGCGCCGGCGGATGCGGACATACCCGGTTTTTCTCAGGAAACAAACGCACGCCTGCGCCAGTTTTTTGAGCAAACTCGTTTCGCAGTCGGACGCAAAGTCGCCGTCTTTGATGGCGACGGCACCACCCTCGGTCAGGTCCCACACTACCTCGCTGACGAATGCCTGTTCCAGCTGGCGCTACGGCATCCCGAGCGAAAGCCGCAACTGATCCGGCAAATGCAGGGTCTGTCTAACGTTTCCATGCCTTACGTAAAATTGCGCGTCCGCTATCTGGCTGGATTGTCGCGCGATGAAGTCCGATCGATGGGCGAAGAATGCTTTCGGCGGCAATACGCTGACAAGATCTATCCGCCGATGCGCGCACTGCTGCAGCGATTGCAAGCCAATGGCTTTGAAACCTGGATCATTACCGCCAGCCCCGAGGCGCTGTACCAATCATTCCTCAGCCGGGAGTATGCCATGCCCATCACCCAGGTGGTTGGCGTGCGCTCCGTTGTGGAAGACGGCGTCCTCAGCGAACAGATCATTGAACCCACGCCGCAGGATCACGGCAAGCGCCAGGCAATTGAAAGCTTTGTCCAGGAGCAGCCGCTCTTTGCCGCCGGCAATTCAAGAGGCGATAAGGAGATGATCGAATACAGTCGCGGCATGCGGATGATCATCAATCCCGACGAATTCACGGCGCCGGATCAAACTGAAAGCATTGCCAGCTATGCACGACGCAATGACTGGCTGATTGAGAAGATTGTTGATCAAAACCCTGCCGGCATTCCCTTTGTGAGCGCGGAGCGCTTTGGGACGCGCGTCAATCAGAGTCATCCCGCGGCAAACTGA
- a CDS encoding 1-acyl-sn-glycerol-3-phosphate acyltransferase codes for MQPFVAPQFNLPLAWTVDLMLPVLLKSVQNIEEVVVKPEDRSMLRSLRDERVLFFSNHPSTAEPPIAYYVGNLMGARFKYMASRQVFDWNWGLVGRVIANLGAFSIIAGINDRESFKAARHALAEKAGKLVLFPEGEPTSGENDSLMPFQPGVAQLSFWAMDDARKVDPSADIVILPGFIKYVIKSSDVEVREHLSEQAGKIERKLGINPGDKNLLRRFLTIGRRMLEEAEAEYKIQPGNKHDFDFRIGRVRHAILDGVADRLGAPNYDRKADAIMKLRHLFAIIEMIMIGYPDPKLPRLSEEERAWAHRELVKAFDFIVIKKEYLVSRPTAERFYEWLARYESSVYEKTPRALGGEPSPLPRVAHVHLAKPFRISEYWSAEDKSKRKSGVEKMMRRIQGDIQGMLDQSLELSQPLVKPYDVGPDAI; via the coding sequence ATGCAGCCATTTGTAGCGCCTCAATTCAATTTGCCGCTGGCCTGGACCGTCGACCTGATGCTGCCGGTGCTGCTGAAAAGCGTGCAGAATATCGAAGAAGTCGTGGTCAAGCCGGAAGACCGCTCCATGCTGCGCAGCCTGCGCGACGAACGCGTCTTGTTTTTTTCGAATCACCCCTCCACTGCCGAGCCGCCGATTGCCTACTACGTCGGCAACCTGATGGGGGCGCGCTTCAAGTACATGGCTTCACGCCAGGTGTTTGACTGGAACTGGGGATTGGTCGGCCGCGTCATTGCCAATCTGGGCGCCTTCAGCATCATCGCCGGCATCAACGACCGCGAATCTTTCAAAGCTGCGCGTCATGCGCTCGCCGAAAAAGCAGGCAAGCTGGTGCTCTTTCCAGAGGGCGAACCAACCAGCGGCGAAAACGACAGTCTGATGCCTTTTCAGCCTGGCGTGGCCCAGCTCAGTTTCTGGGCTATGGACGATGCGCGCAAGGTTGATCCGTCCGCAGACATTGTGATTCTTCCCGGATTTATCAAATACGTAATCAAATCCTCGGATGTTGAAGTTCGCGAACATCTCTCGGAGCAGGCTGGCAAAATCGAGCGCAAACTTGGCATCAACCCTGGCGACAAGAATCTATTGCGCCGCTTCTTGACGATTGGCCGTCGGATGCTGGAGGAGGCTGAAGCGGAGTACAAGATACAGCCCGGCAACAAGCACGACTTCGACTTCCGTATCGGTCGGGTTCGCCATGCAATTCTGGACGGCGTGGCTGATCGTCTGGGAGCGCCAAACTACGATCGCAAAGCGGATGCGATCATGAAGCTGCGCCATCTCTTTGCGATCATCGAAATGATAATGATCGGCTACCCCGATCCAAAATTGCCTCGTCTCAGCGAAGAGGAGCGCGCCTGGGCGCACCGCGAACTGGTGAAGGCCTTTGACTTCATTGTGATCAAGAAGGAATACCTGGTCTCCCGCCCAACAGCGGAACGCTTCTACGAGTGGCTGGCGCGCTATGAGTCTTCCGTCTACGAAAAGACGCCGCGAGCGCTGGGCGGCGAGCCCTCGCCGCTTCCGCGTGTAGCGCATGTTCATCTGGCCAAGCCCTTCCGTATCAGCGAGTACTGGTCGGCAGAGGACAAGTCGAAGCGCAAATCGGGAGTGGAAAAGATGATGCGTCGAATTCAGGGCGATATCCAGGGAATGCTGGACCAATCGCTGGAACTCTCCCAGCCGCTGGTGAAGCCCTATGATGTGGGACCGGACGCCATCTGA
- a CDS encoding RluA family pseudouridine synthase, translating to MKQRTPEGISRSAPLLHIYYEDNHLLVCEKEAGILCQADGSQAIDLLSLVREYIRISRSKPGQVYVGLVHRLDRNVSGAMVFALTSKAAARLSEQFRNRTPSKEYVALVHGSPLPPSGILDDYLVKDEERRMAQAARPGQADARQARLRYRTLRRFKDSQGRFQSLLLVTLETGRFHQIRFQLGSRGWPILGDRKYGLAPTTPAAAALLLHCRRLRFEHPVQRRPLHFISRLPAHWRPLTAH from the coding sequence GTGAAGCAACGCACCCCTGAGGGCATTTCCCGATCCGCGCCGCTGCTGCACATCTACTACGAAGACAATCACCTGCTGGTCTGTGAAAAAGAAGCCGGCATACTGTGCCAGGCGGATGGCAGCCAGGCTATTGACCTGCTTTCGCTGGTTCGTGAGTACATCCGAATCAGTCGTTCAAAGCCGGGTCAGGTTTATGTGGGCCTCGTCCATCGTCTGGATCGTAATGTGAGCGGCGCCATGGTCTTTGCTCTGACCTCTAAGGCCGCCGCTCGTCTTTCGGAGCAGTTTCGCAACCGCACGCCGAGCAAGGAATATGTTGCGCTGGTTCATGGCAGTCCCTTGCCTCCGTCCGGAATACTTGACGACTATCTAGTAAAAGATGAGGAGCGCCGGATGGCCCAGGCCGCCCGGCCCGGGCAGGCGGACGCCCGGCAGGCTCGTCTGCGTTACCGAACTTTACGGCGCTTCAAGGACTCCCAGGGCCGTTTTCAATCTCTTCTGCTGGTTACATTGGAGACCGGTCGATTCCATCAGATACGCTTTCAGCTTGGCAGCCGCGGCTGGCCCATCCTGGGCGACCGAAAGTATGGTCTGGCGCCGACGACGCCTGCGGCTGCTGCGCTGCTCCTGCACTGTCGACGGCTGCGTTTTGAACACCCTGTGCAACGGCGACCGCTCCATTTCATAAGCCGCCTGCCTGCGCACTGGCGGCCTCTCACCGCGCATTGA
- a CDS encoding energy transducer TonB translates to MTLRRALVISLLVHLGATAAAFWTQDRRSIPLLPGESFRLQLSSTVAGVQSTHSSQASSRSSGAHSRELSDQLLNIEYPEVARRMGLEGEALVELQIDEAGSVANVQLLQSSGAPMLDRAALAGVRQWRFSSGHAETLRTPIRFRLTGPP, encoded by the coding sequence ATGACACTGCGTCGGGCTTTGGTCATCAGCCTCCTGGTGCATCTTGGAGCGACGGCGGCGGCCTTCTGGACGCAAGATCGTCGCAGTATTCCGCTGCTGCCAGGCGAAAGCTTTCGCTTGCAGCTGAGCTCTACCGTCGCCGGCGTACAGTCGACACATTCCTCCCAGGCATCCAGCCGCAGCTCCGGGGCGCATAGCCGGGAGCTGAGCGATCAATTGCTCAACATTGAATATCCGGAAGTGGCCCGTCGCATGGGTCTGGAAGGCGAGGCCCTGGTGGAACTGCAAATTGATGAAGCCGGCAGCGTCGCCAACGTTCAGCTGCTGCAGAGCAGCGGTGCGCCAATGCTGGATCGGGCGGCGCTGGCCGGCGTCCGACAATGGCGCTTCTCAAGCGGACATGCCGAGACGCTGCGCACCCCGATTCGTTTTCGGCTAACAGGTCCGCCGTGA
- a CDS encoding CPBP family intramembrane metalloprotease: MARGTEIGRSLLYVALTWMFSQLVYMALRSLWLSEESLPSFWLERLYYLISMPLCGALLLHSLHAIGEPASLSLKDLGSRFPDRAEWQKSALWRQAMAALAAALALSALIFFEAYIRRHFGWQPSTAAANRLRDLAQSGVGALHSILLAGILITPLLEEVFYRLLLQRSLQASIGAWSILLPAGLFALAHPAAVWPELLGAGLCFGFLFWRYGPAATILAHALYNALVLIGEFWGGALLR; this comes from the coding sequence GTGGCGCGCGGCACAGAAATAGGCAGGTCGCTGCTCTATGTAGCGCTGACCTGGATGTTCAGTCAGCTGGTCTATATGGCGCTGCGCTCGCTTTGGCTCAGCGAGGAGAGCCTGCCCTCCTTCTGGCTGGAACGCCTCTACTACCTGATCAGCATGCCGCTTTGCGGCGCATTGCTGCTACACTCTCTGCATGCCATCGGCGAGCCGGCGTCGCTCAGCCTGAAGGATCTGGGCTCGCGCTTTCCAGATAGGGCCGAATGGCAAAAGTCCGCTCTCTGGCGACAGGCGATGGCGGCGCTGGCTGCTGCCCTGGCATTGAGCGCGTTGATTTTCTTCGAAGCCTACATACGCCGGCATTTTGGCTGGCAGCCATCTACGGCTGCGGCCAATCGCCTGCGAGATCTGGCACAATCCGGCGTCGGTGCGCTGCATTCGATCTTGCTGGCAGGCATTCTGATCACGCCGCTTCTAGAAGAAGTATTCTATCGGCTGCTGCTGCAGCGTTCCCTGCAGGCAAGCATTGGCGCCTGGTCCATCCTGCTGCCGGCTGGATTGTTTGCGCTTGCACATCCCGCCGCCGTGTGGCCGGAACTGCTCGGCGCCGGCCTCTGCTTTGGCTTTTTGTTCTGGCGGTACGGCCCGGCGGCAACAATCTTGGCGCACGCCCTCTACAATGCCTTGGTTCTCATAGGCGAATTCTGGGGCGGCGCGCTCCTTCGATGA
- a CDS encoding M23 family metallopeptidase, whose translation MTEPRPGSLPERAASNRLRTLRADEPELGLLREEIAANLRAVSRSGRLERPLRFRRYRLREGDNFYRVMARLSQDPDTLASLNDIVNPNAVGPGDELLIPNARGLFLSGDRKELARRYRLQEDQLVDVAQRYFLPGRRYDPAELSYFRGDGFLPPLSGARLASGFGMRLDPFSHRRTFHGGVDLAAPIGTPVLASREGRVLRAGEAAGYGLLVVLEHQFGYQSYYGHLSRIRVAVGQRLRAGAVLGEVGATGRATGPHLHFEVRRNGVQTRPRLVHGLLLP comes from the coding sequence ATGACTGAGCCTCGGCCAGGCAGCCTCCCGGAGCGAGCTGCCAGCAATCGATTGCGCACGCTGAGAGCAGATGAGCCTGAGCTGGGCTTGCTCCGCGAAGAAATTGCCGCCAACCTGCGCGCTGTTTCACGCTCCGGACGTCTGGAGCGGCCGCTGCGCTTTCGTCGTTATCGTCTGCGCGAAGGCGACAACTTCTATCGCGTCATGGCGCGACTATCGCAAGATCCCGATACGCTGGCCAGTTTGAATGATATCGTAAATCCCAATGCTGTGGGACCGGGCGACGAACTCTTGATTCCAAATGCTCGCGGCTTGTTTTTGAGCGGCGACCGCAAGGAACTGGCGCGCCGCTATCGTTTGCAGGAGGATCAACTGGTCGATGTTGCCCAGCGCTATTTTCTTCCCGGGCGGAGGTATGACCCGGCTGAATTGAGCTATTTTCGCGGCGATGGCTTCTTGCCGCCGCTGAGCGGGGCGCGCCTGGCCAGCGGATTCGGCATGCGCCTTGATCCCTTTTCACATCGACGCACCTTTCATGGCGGCGTCGATCTCGCCGCGCCAATCGGAACGCCAGTGCTGGCCAGTCGCGAGGGTCGTGTGCTACGCGCTGGCGAGGCGGCCGGCTACGGGCTGCTGGTGGTCCTCGAGCATCAATTTGGCTATCAAAGCTATTACGGACACCTGTCGCGAATTCGGGTTGCAGTGGGTCAACGCTTGCGCGCTGGAGCGGTGCTCGGCGAGGTTGGCGCAACCGGACGCGCCACGGGACCGCATCTTCATTTTGAAGTGCGCCGCAACGGAGTACAGACTCGCCCGCGCCTGGTGCACGGATTACTGCTTCCCTAA